Part of the Vibrio sp. SCSIO 43137 genome, GCAGTAATCGGGCAACTTCCTGCTTGTCCTGCCGTACCTCAAACTGGTGCAAAGCTATCTCCTGCTCAATTAAGATGTTCATTCTGTTTCAACCACCGCTACATAGCTCTGATAACTCACTGATAAGAACTCAATATGCCAGCTATTAAATTATGCAACAAGTAAATTATAAAGTTGAAAAACTACTTAATAACAGAAGTAAGAATACCGGCACCAATAAGCATGCCACCACTAGTACGGTTAAACAGTTTCTGGCCTTTCGTCGAGATTATTTTACTTCTTAATTGCCCGGCAAATGCAGCATAAAGAGTGACTGTAACAATGGAAGCAAGCATAAAGGTGGCAGACAAAATCAGCATCTGAACCGCTATATCTCCCTCAGGCTGAATAAAAATAGGGAAGAATGCCATAAAAAAAACCAGTCCCTTTGGATTAAGCACAGTGACCAGCATTGAATCACGGAAAACCGAACGTTTAAGCATTGGAGAGGTATTCATCTTCATCTCACCTTCAGGCTGAGTGCGCCACGACTTCACGCCCAGATACAGAAGGTAAGCTGCTCCAACCCACTTCAGAATAGTGAACATCTGCGCAGAAGCAGAAATCACAGCTCCGATTCCCACTAATGAAAAAGTCATTACCACTACATTCGCGGCACAGACACCGGCAATTAGCGGAACAACCGCTTTGTTACCGTGAGTTAAAGCCTGCCCCATCACCAGTAATACAGTAGGGCCGGGAACCATACACAGTGCAGCGGAAGCCAGCAAAAATGAAAACCAAATTTCGAAACTCATTATCATCCTTATATGGGCGTATGCCCTGTTTGTTATTGACAATCACCATACGTACGGATGAATATGACCACAACACTCAAATACGGAACGCGCCGTACATGAAATGGAACATTAACGATATGCCGCTGTTTTTGGCCGTTGTTGATACCGGAGGAATATCCGCAGCATCGAGAGCACTGGATACTCCCAAGTCAACGATAAGCCGAAGCCTGAACCGGCTTGAAGATGCACTGTCCGTCCGTCTTCTGCAAAGAAACTCCCGCACCGTTCGCCTGACAGAAGAGGGCGAAGCCTTTTATCAGCACTGTCAGCAAATGCAAAAGCAGATAGAATCCACCGAAGCCACCATAAACGGATTTAAACAGCACCCCTCCGGTAAACTTACCATCTCAATGCCGGCGGGATTCTACCTTCAGTTTTTGCAGCCCGTTATGAACGAGTTTGCTTACAAACATCCACACATCAAACTGGATATCATGATTGCCGCTTGGGATCAGGACTTATACACAAATGCCATCGACGTTGCGATTCAGTTCGGCCCACTACCGGACTCTGAGCTGATAGCCTCTAAGCTGATTAACTCTTCCTTAATCTGGGTAAGTTCAGAAGAGTATTACCAGTTGCACAAGCAAGAACTAGACAATGAAAACCTGAGCATTGAGAGCCTGAAAAAACACGCCAGACTGATGGTAGACAGCCGCAAACACCACTCGCTTTACATTCAGCACAAGGATGAAATGACCAATCTGTTTGCGCCGCCACACAATATCTGCAATGACTCCTTTGCGGTTAAATCCGCCGTTATGTCCGGATTTGGTGTTTCTCTGATGCCTGAATTTATCGTTCAGCAAGAGCTGAAAGCGGGTAGCCTGAGGCAGATAGGAAAGGAGTTTAAGATAATGCCGGAA contains:
- a CDS encoding LysE family translocator, with protein sequence MSFEIWFSFLLASAALCMVPGPTVLLVMGQALTHGNKAVVPLIAGVCAANVVVMTFSLVGIGAVISASAQMFTILKWVGAAYLLYLGVKSWRTQPEGEMKMNTSPMLKRSVFRDSMLVTVLNPKGLVFFMAFFPIFIQPEGDIAVQMLILSATFMLASIVTVTLYAAFAGQLRSKIISTKGQKLFNRTSGGMLIGAGILTSVIK
- a CDS encoding LysR family transcriptional regulator — encoded protein: MKWNINDMPLFLAVVDTGGISAASRALDTPKSTISRSLNRLEDALSVRLLQRNSRTVRLTEEGEAFYQHCQQMQKQIESTEATINGFKQHPSGKLTISMPAGFYLQFLQPVMNEFAYKHPHIKLDIMIAAWDQDLYTNAIDVAIQFGPLPDSELIASKLINSSLIWVSSEEYYQLHKQELDNENLSIESLKKHARLMVDSRKHHSLYIQHKDEMTNLFAPPHNICNDSFAVKSAVMSGFGVSLMPEFIVQQELKAGSLRQIGKEFKIMPESSVYAVYPSRKNMAEKTKILLEFLRNSVK